One segment of Leptospirillum ferrooxidans C2-3 DNA contains the following:
- a CDS encoding SDR family NAD(P)-dependent oxidoreductase, whose protein sequence is MRPKIAIVTGASSGIGEATARALSQAGYHVILGARRVDRLQKLALEISGEGYVLDVSDSDSVQNFLDRLPERIDLLVNNAGGALGLDPVVSADEEKWVEMFQSNVMGTLRMTKGVFPLLERSGDGSHVINIGSIAAWETYLGGAGYTAAKHALRAITETMRLEWLGLPVRVTEIDPGLVDTEFSIVRFSGDETRARKVYEGMTPLSARDIAEAVVWAALRPPHVNIDQILIRPRDQARADKVSRASS, encoded by the coding sequence GTGCGTCCAAAAATCGCAATCGTGACAGGAGCTTCATCCGGCATTGGCGAAGCAACGGCGAGAGCTCTTTCCCAAGCTGGCTACCACGTCATTCTGGGGGCCAGGAGAGTGGATCGGCTCCAGAAACTGGCACTGGAGATTTCCGGTGAGGGATATGTCCTTGATGTTTCCGATTCCGATTCCGTCCAGAATTTTCTGGATCGGTTGCCCGAAAGGATCGATCTTCTGGTCAACAACGCCGGCGGGGCTCTCGGGCTCGATCCGGTCGTCTCTGCCGATGAAGAAAAATGGGTAGAGATGTTCCAGTCCAATGTCATGGGAACGCTCAGGATGACAAAAGGAGTCTTTCCACTTCTGGAGCGCTCTGGTGACGGGAGCCATGTCATCAATATCGGCTCTATCGCCGCATGGGAGACCTATCTTGGGGGAGCCGGGTATACGGCGGCAAAACACGCTCTCCGGGCGATCACCGAGACCATGCGGCTCGAATGGCTTGGCCTTCCTGTTCGCGTCACGGAAATCGACCCGGGTCTTGTCGATACGGAATTTTCGATCGTGAGATTTTCAGGAGATGAAACGAGAGCCAGAAAGGTCTACGAGGGAATGACCCCCCTTTCAGCCCGGGATATCGCCGAAGCCGTTGTCTGGGCGGCGCTCAGGCCACCCCATGTCAACATCGACCAGATCCTGATCCGGCCAAGGGATCAGGCCCGTGCCGACAAGGTTTCAAGGGCGTCTTCCTGA
- a CDS encoding EAL domain-containing protein, protein MDILLAETIIEKTSESIMVTDANACIVRVNPSFCETTGYLPEEVIGKTPRILSSGKHDTLFYEAMWDSVQQNGFWNGEICNRKKNGELYLQRISISAVRNHKGEIFWYVANFTKIDKEIAQSPQIDRIMEGIANGEFLLHYQPQVDISRGMVIGMEALIRWQHPEEGLLFPGSFMPLVENSDLATPVGKFVMHSALVQARLWRSQGLDFRVGINISPRHLENGHFIEDLIACLQHFPEVPPDMIDLEIVESAALENLDKVVPVMEEALRLGIRFTLDDFGTGHSSLTYLQKLPAKTIKIDQSFVRNIHENINDLALVEAITSLSNTFQREVTAEGVESLQTGTILAQIGCHQMQGYAISRPMPADKVASWVRGWSPDPLWQKATRTIWTREDLTLLYAQIDHRRWVEEVRQMVEGSSKIDPEPEMETGECRFGKWYYHSGKSRYSHLGGFFEIEPIHDRIHASSRRIFKRLSEGNTTLAKVEFQRLLGISDLLHEKLDNLARQVTEKRAF, encoded by the coding sequence ATGGACATCCTTCTTGCAGAAACCATCATCGAAAAGACATCGGAAAGTATCATGGTCACCGATGCGAATGCCTGCATTGTTCGGGTCAACCCCTCCTTTTGCGAAACGACAGGATATCTGCCTGAAGAGGTCATCGGAAAAACACCGAGGATCCTTTCAAGCGGCAAGCATGACACCCTGTTCTACGAGGCGATGTGGGATTCGGTCCAGCAGAACGGATTCTGGAACGGGGAGATCTGCAACCGGAAAAAAAACGGGGAACTCTACCTTCAAAGAATTTCCATCAGTGCCGTTCGCAATCATAAAGGTGAAATTTTCTGGTACGTCGCGAATTTTACAAAAATCGACAAGGAGATAGCCCAGTCTCCCCAGATTGACCGGATCATGGAAGGAATCGCCAACGGGGAATTCCTTCTTCATTATCAGCCTCAGGTCGATATTTCCCGGGGGATGGTCATCGGGATGGAGGCGCTGATCCGCTGGCAACACCCGGAAGAGGGGCTGCTTTTTCCCGGCTCTTTCATGCCGTTGGTGGAAAACTCCGATCTTGCCACACCCGTCGGCAAGTTTGTCATGCACTCCGCCTTGGTGCAGGCGCGTCTCTGGAGGTCTCAGGGGCTGGACTTCAGAGTCGGAATCAATATTTCTCCGCGCCATCTGGAGAATGGCCATTTTATCGAGGATCTCATCGCCTGCCTCCAACATTTTCCTGAAGTTCCCCCCGATATGATCGATCTTGAGATCGTCGAGTCAGCCGCTCTCGAGAATCTGGACAAAGTGGTTCCCGTCATGGAGGAGGCCCTCCGGTTGGGAATACGTTTCACGCTTGACGATTTTGGAACCGGCCACTCCTCCCTGACATATCTTCAGAAATTGCCGGCAAAAACCATCAAGATCGACCAGAGTTTCGTTCGCAATATCCATGAAAATATCAATGATCTGGCTCTTGTGGAGGCGATCACCTCTCTTTCGAATACCTTCCAGCGCGAGGTGACAGCAGAAGGAGTGGAATCGCTCCAGACAGGAACCATCCTGGCCCAGATCGGATGCCACCAGATGCAGGGCTATGCCATCAGCCGGCCTATGCCGGCCGACAAGGTCGCATCATGGGTCCGGGGCTGGTCCCCCGATCCTCTTTGGCAAAAAGCGACACGCACCATCTGGACCCGCGAGGATCTTACGCTTCTTTACGCCCAGATCGATCATAGAAGATGGGTAGAGGAAGTGCGTCAGATGGTCGAGGGTTCATCGAAGATCGATCCAGAACCGGAGATGGAGACCGGGGAGTGTCGTTTTGGAAAATGGTATTACCATTCCGGGAAAAGTCGCTATTCGCATTTGGGCGGATTTTTCGAGATTGAACCCATTCATGACAGGATCCATGCTTCTTCGAGGCGCATTTTCAAGCGACTTTCCGAAGGCAATACCACCCTTGCAAAGGTTGAGTTCCAGAGACTTCTGGGGATCTCGGATCTCCTGCATGAAAAACTCGACAATCTCGCCCGTCAGGTCACAGAGAAAAGGGCTTTTTAA
- a CDS encoding TOBE domain-containing protein encodes MKTSIRNHLSGKVVKIIKGTAASEIEVETAAGIISSVITTRSLEDLALKVGDSVHASIKSTEVGIEKP; translated from the coding sequence ATGAAAACATCCATTCGTAATCATTTGTCTGGCAAAGTTGTCAAAATCATTAAAGGAACCGCGGCATCAGAAATAGAGGTTGAAACAGCGGCCGGGATCATTTCTTCGGTGATTACCACCAGAAGCCTTGAGGATCTGGCCCTTAAGGTCGGGGATTCGGTTCATGCCAGCATCAAATCGACTGAAGTCGGCATCGAAAAACCTTAA
- a CDS encoding tetratricopeptide repeat protein: MKLDNIMNGKSYFGGPLDPEISSLLEDAAIHFSDTGKALSSLLEAREKAPYALAVFFSLYKFYFYKNQLDLAEKTVRESLFEAAYQGGFPVEPALVETTGNPCFLDPSSPHYFYLFSSKALSFILLRQGRIDEAQSLLSELSRLDPSDRVGSSVIRDYLKGATKGASLDSVH; this comes from the coding sequence ATGAAACTGGACAATATCATGAACGGAAAATCCTACTTTGGTGGTCCGCTCGATCCCGAAATTTCTTCCCTTCTGGAAGATGCGGCCATCCACTTTTCGGATACCGGCAAGGCGCTTTCCAGCCTTCTGGAAGCCAGGGAAAAAGCGCCTTATGCCCTGGCAGTCTTCTTTTCCCTATACAAGTTCTACTTCTATAAAAACCAGCTGGATCTTGCGGAGAAAACCGTGCGGGAATCCTTGTTTGAAGCTGCCTACCAAGGGGGATTTCCGGTGGAGCCGGCTCTCGTTGAAACCACGGGAAACCCTTGTTTTCTCGATCCTTCTTCTCCGCATTATTTTTATCTGTTTTCATCGAAGGCACTCTCCTTTATCCTGCTGAGACAGGGGCGTATCGATGAAGCCCAATCCTTGCTTTCCGAACTTTCAAGGCTCGATCCTTCAGACCGGGTCGGAAGTTCCGTCATCCGTGACTACTTGAAAGGCGCGACAAAGGGAGCGTCTCTTGATTCCGTTCACTAA
- a CDS encoding NfeD family protein — MANDLHRWFEKAKKTPPELIILQIDTPGGLSRAMRSIVQDILASPVPVVGYVAPGGARAASAGTYILYACPLAAMAEGTNVGSATPILIGGSLPLLPGNPPKNPAQKNAPPQKGSNSGDTEERKIENDAAASIRSLAEMNGRNAIWAEKAVRQASNLSAREALSEHVINMMADDIPHLLANLDGKTVKVHGRTVTLHLLPFRIQNFHPDFKDQLLMVLSRPDLAYVLFLLGILGLAFEFSHPGFILPGFLGVVSLLLAAFAFMVLPVSWVGLLLILLGIFLMVSEVMIGAFGILGIAGIVSFFLGSLFLYRPTLPRSENHPTLPLILFLSAIVAVFFLGVLRIAVKSRFRPEISGKKALIGEKCISIEDFQGKGRVKVNSEIWWATSPVSVKEGDVLLIVDVSGLTLRVKPILEEKTCPI, encoded by the coding sequence ATGGCAAACGATCTTCACCGTTGGTTTGAAAAAGCCAAAAAAACGCCACCGGAGCTCATTATCCTCCAGATCGACACCCCTGGAGGCCTCTCCCGGGCCATGCGATCGATCGTACAGGATATTTTGGCCTCACCTGTCCCTGTCGTCGGATATGTCGCCCCCGGAGGTGCCCGGGCCGCCAGTGCCGGGACCTACATCCTCTATGCCTGCCCCTTGGCGGCGATGGCAGAAGGAACCAATGTCGGTTCGGCGACTCCCATTCTGATCGGAGGTTCCCTTCCCCTTTTGCCCGGCAATCCTCCAAAAAATCCGGCTCAAAAGAATGCTCCCCCCCAAAAGGGATCCAACTCCGGTGATACCGAGGAAAGAAAAATCGAAAACGATGCGGCTGCCTCGATCCGAAGCCTGGCGGAAATGAATGGAAGGAATGCCATCTGGGCGGAAAAGGCCGTCCGTCAGGCCTCCAACCTTTCCGCCCGGGAGGCGCTTTCGGAGCATGTCATCAATATGATGGCAGACGATATTCCCCATCTTCTGGCCAACCTTGATGGCAAAACAGTGAAGGTTCATGGGAGAACAGTGACCCTTCACCTCCTTCCCTTCCGGATACAGAATTTTCACCCGGATTTCAAGGATCAGCTCCTCATGGTCTTGTCCCGGCCGGATCTTGCCTATGTTCTCTTTCTTCTGGGAATCCTGGGGCTGGCATTCGAGTTTTCCCATCCGGGATTCATCCTCCCGGGATTTCTGGGAGTGGTCTCCTTGCTGCTTGCAGCGTTTGCCTTCATGGTGTTGCCTGTCAGCTGGGTCGGTCTCCTGCTGATCCTTCTGGGCATTTTCCTCATGGTTTCGGAGGTGATGATCGGAGCTTTTGGGATCCTGGGAATCGCCGGCATTGTGTCCTTTTTTCTGGGATCCCTTTTCTTGTATCGCCCCACTCTTCCCCGGTCGGAGAATCACCCGACCCTTCCGCTCATTCTTTTTCTTTCGGCCATTGTCGCCGTTTTTTTTCTGGGAGTTCTCCGTATTGCCGTAAAATCCCGATTCCGACCGGAGATTTCAGGAAAAAAGGCACTGATAGGAGAAAAATGCATATCGATTGAAGATTTTCAGGGAAAAGGCCGCGTCAAGGTCAACAGTGAGATCTGGTGGGCCACCTCTCCCGTTTCGGTCAAGGAGGGAGATGTGCTTCTCATCGTGGATGTTTCGGGGCTGACACTTCGTGTCAAGCCGATTCTGGAGGAAAAAACATGTCCAATCTGA
- the modD gene encoding ModD protein, which yields MMLSDKAKIQEWYEEDVPYGDLTSEILGIGQEKARILFRSRGEWVVSGTEIAGDVLEHAGILVESLIPSGQKGSPDLLILSARGPAASIHKAWRICLNLLEYSSGIATKASRLLDAARLVKPGICVNGTRKHLPGLRRFATEAAKAGGVLPHRLGLSESILVFDQHLVLIGGIKTLANRLVEFKSKVPGKNILVELKGGPSLEEEACLLARSGVDGLQFDKVRPEELTGLLKKLRLENPKMIFFVAGGINEDNIGQYAATGVDAIVTSAVYHATPADIGAQIIPLAGEF from the coding sequence ATGATGCTTTCAGATAAGGCCAAGATTCAGGAATGGTATGAGGAAGATGTCCCCTATGGAGATCTCACAAGCGAGATTCTGGGGATCGGACAGGAGAAGGCCCGGATCCTTTTCCGTTCCCGTGGAGAATGGGTTGTTTCGGGAACGGAAATCGCGGGAGATGTTCTGGAACATGCCGGCATCCTGGTGGAATCCCTCATTCCTTCCGGCCAAAAGGGCTCTCCGGATCTCCTGATCCTGTCTGCCCGTGGCCCGGCCGCCTCGATCCATAAGGCCTGGAGAATCTGCCTGAACCTTCTTGAGTACTCAAGTGGGATCGCGACAAAGGCTTCCCGGCTTCTGGATGCAGCCCGTCTCGTAAAACCCGGCATTTGCGTCAATGGAACCCGGAAACACCTTCCGGGCCTCCGACGCTTTGCGACCGAAGCCGCAAAGGCCGGAGGCGTTCTTCCCCATCGTCTTGGTCTTTCCGAATCGATTCTGGTCTTTGATCAACATCTGGTCTTGATCGGAGGGATCAAAACCCTCGCAAACAGGTTAGTCGAGTTCAAATCCAAGGTTCCGGGCAAAAATATTCTCGTTGAGCTGAAAGGCGGCCCATCTCTCGAAGAAGAGGCCTGTCTTCTGGCCCGCTCCGGGGTTGACGGACTCCAGTTCGACAAGGTTCGCCCGGAAGAATTGACCGGTCTTCTCAAAAAGCTTCGTCTCGAGAATCCCAAAATGATTTTTTTTGTCGCGGGTGGGATCAATGAAGACAATATTGGCCAGTATGCAGCCACCGGTGTCGACGCGATCGTGACATCGGCCGTCTACCATGCAACACCCGCCGATATCGGAGCCCAAATCATTCCCTTGGCCGGAGAATTCTGA
- a CDS encoding SagB/ThcOx family dehydrogenase: protein MDEKSLQIINSYHERTKHRFSAYARGPEFLDWDDQPNPFRSFSATLATRLPLFPGHPETSYSDLFDPENRIPPVAFDLNAIALLLEVSLGLSAWKAYAGTRWSLRCNPSSGNLHPTEAYLITPTLSGLSGGIYHYLSRDHLLERRMIPPDSWEKAWKTPGILLGLTSIHWREAWKYGERAFRYCQHDVGHAIAAIRYAAGAMGWNATVLDGWSDGMISRITGTDRHQEFPEDEQEVSEVLIWIGDLLAPPDPSLLLETADVGTWEGKASQLSPDHLGWPVIGEAEFATRDHSLPPQQPHRPVARPALPKISEPLPSGQIFRQRRSAQRFDPNGEPLPHSRFLRILDALLPREKMPPFDVLTWSPRIHPVFFVYKVEGMEPGCYLLPRHSAVEEQIARSLTADFVLENCGQIPPHIPLRLLRRGDTRDLFRNICCRQAIASQSLFGVAMLSEFGSSLKEGPWWYRRLFWEAGVLGQSLYLEAEAAGARGTGIGCFFDDELHSWLGLTTHEFQSLYHFTVGRPLEDPRLETSPPYPSA from the coding sequence TTGGATGAAAAATCGTTACAGATCATCAACTCCTATCACGAGAGGACAAAGCATCGATTTTCAGCCTATGCCCGGGGTCCGGAGTTTCTCGACTGGGACGATCAGCCCAATCCGTTCCGAAGCTTTTCGGCCACTTTGGCCACTCGGCTTCCCCTTTTTCCCGGCCATCCGGAAACATCTTATTCCGATCTGTTCGATCCGGAAAACAGGATCCCGCCCGTAGCGTTTGACCTGAACGCAATCGCTCTTCTTCTGGAAGTCTCCCTTGGTCTGTCTGCATGGAAAGCCTATGCCGGAACCAGATGGTCCCTTCGCTGCAATCCCTCGAGCGGCAACCTTCACCCCACCGAGGCCTATCTGATCACACCGACCCTTTCCGGCCTTTCCGGAGGAATCTATCACTATCTGAGCCGGGATCACCTTCTGGAACGGAGAATGATCCCACCCGATTCCTGGGAGAAAGCCTGGAAAACGCCCGGGATCCTCCTGGGGCTCACCTCGATTCACTGGCGAGAGGCCTGGAAGTATGGGGAAAGGGCTTTTCGCTATTGCCAGCATGATGTTGGCCATGCCATCGCGGCCATCCGTTATGCCGCCGGTGCAATGGGGTGGAATGCGACCGTCCTTGATGGCTGGAGTGACGGGATGATCTCCCGGATAACGGGAACCGATCGCCATCAGGAATTTCCGGAGGATGAACAGGAGGTTTCTGAAGTGTTGATCTGGATTGGTGACCTTTTGGCGCCCCCAGACCCTTCCCTGCTCCTGGAAACAGCCGATGTTGGCACATGGGAGGGCAAGGCAAGCCAGCTGAGTCCGGATCATCTCGGGTGGCCGGTGATCGGAGAGGCGGAGTTCGCGACAAGAGATCACTCCCTCCCTCCCCAACAACCACATCGTCCCGTCGCCCGCCCCGCCCTTCCGAAGATTTCAGAACCTCTCCCTTCAGGACAGATCTTCCGTCAGAGGAGAAGCGCCCAACGATTTGATCCTAACGGAGAACCCCTTCCCCATTCCCGATTCTTACGGATTCTGGACGCCCTCCTCCCCAGAGAAAAAATGCCTCCCTTTGACGTCCTGACATGGTCTCCGAGGATTCATCCCGTCTTTTTTGTCTACAAGGTGGAGGGAATGGAACCGGGATGCTATCTGTTGCCCCGCCATTCGGCCGTGGAGGAACAGATTGCCCGGTCCCTGACGGCGGATTTCGTCCTGGAAAACTGTGGACAAATTCCCCCGCACATCCCGTTGAGGCTGCTGAGGAGAGGCGATACCCGTGATCTGTTCAGAAATATCTGTTGCCGGCAGGCCATTGCCTCCCAATCGCTTTTTGGCGTGGCCATGCTCTCCGAGTTCGGGAGCTCCTTAAAAGAAGGTCCCTGGTGGTACCGAAGACTTTTCTGGGAAGCGGGGGTGTTGGGACAAAGCCTCTACCTTGAAGCCGAGGCGGCAGGCGCAAGGGGCACCGGAATCGGCTGTTTTTTTGATGATGAGCTTCATTCCTGGCTGGGATTGACGACTCATGAATTCCAGAGCCTTTACCATTTTACCGTTGGCCGGCCGCTGGAGGATCCCCGTCTGGAGACATCTCCACCCTACCCTTCAGCTTAG
- a CDS encoding ArsC/Spx/MgsR family protein, which produces MATIIFYEKPGCQTNGRQKKILSDSGHTLIVRDLLSEPWSFETLLPFLEKLPVSQWFNRASPRVKSGEISPETLDARQSMEYLLSDHLLIRRPLIECMGKKLAGFEMDEISRLTGLSARIHDEDVTDFSGCAQE; this is translated from the coding sequence ATGGCAACGATCATTTTTTACGAGAAACCGGGATGCCAGACGAACGGCCGGCAAAAGAAGATTCTTTCCGATTCTGGCCATACACTCATTGTCCGGGATCTTTTGTCGGAACCATGGTCTTTCGAAACACTGCTCCCTTTTTTGGAAAAATTGCCCGTTTCCCAATGGTTCAACCGGGCCTCTCCCCGGGTGAAATCAGGAGAAATTTCCCCTGAAACACTGGATGCCAGACAATCGATGGAGTATTTGCTTTCGGACCATCTGCTGATCCGGCGTCCCCTCATCGAATGCATGGGAAAAAAATTGGCCGGTTTTGAAATGGATGAGATTTCCCGGTTGACCGGTCTGTCCGCCCGGATTCATGATGAGGATGTCACGGATTTTTCCGGCTGCGCGCAAGAATGA
- a CDS encoding nitrogen fixation protein NifZ: protein MIDPRVPRFDWGMAVTAVSDLFNDGSYPDLEKEEKIVANGTRGEIVRVGTHEDSNTPVYLVEFEGGRLVGCLEEEIRPLL from the coding sequence ATGATTGACCCGAGAGTCCCCCGTTTTGACTGGGGCATGGCCGTAACCGCCGTTTCCGACCTCTTTAACGACGGAAGTTATCCCGATCTTGAAAAAGAGGAAAAGATCGTTGCAAATGGAACCCGCGGAGAGATCGTAAGAGTTGGAACACATGAAGACTCGAACACTCCGGTTTACCTGGTGGAGTTTGAAGGCGGCAGGCTTGTCGGATGTCTGGAAGAAGAAATCAGGCCCTTGCTCTGA
- a CDS encoding slipin family protein — protein MSNLIPTIVLLGFALTILSRSVRVLREYERGVVFVLGRFWKVKGPGLVLLLPVVQQMVKVGLRTVVMDIPSQDVISKDNVSVKVSAVVYFRVMDPKLAIIAVENYENAINQLSQTTLRSVLGQHDLDEMLASRNQLNADIQTILDEHTDAWGIKVSNVEIKRVDLDESMIRAIARQAEAERERRAKVIYADGELQASGKFLDAAEILSKVPEAMQLRYLQTLSQIASDRTSTIVFPFPLEMFREFMKKTEPDGQSKLPPDP, from the coding sequence ATGTCCAATCTGATTCCGACCATTGTTCTTTTGGGTTTTGCCCTGACCATCCTTTCACGATCGGTCAGGGTGCTGAGGGAATATGAACGAGGGGTTGTCTTTGTTCTGGGACGCTTCTGGAAGGTCAAGGGTCCTGGACTTGTCCTTCTGTTGCCGGTCGTGCAGCAGATGGTCAAGGTCGGACTTCGGACCGTCGTCATGGATATTCCAAGCCAGGATGTCATCTCAAAGGATAATGTCTCCGTCAAGGTCAGCGCTGTCGTCTACTTTCGGGTGATGGACCCCAAACTGGCCATCATTGCCGTTGAGAACTATGAAAATGCGATCAACCAGCTTTCCCAGACCACACTTCGTTCGGTTCTGGGGCAGCATGACCTCGATGAGATGCTGGCATCAAGAAACCAGCTGAATGCCGATATCCAGACGATTTTAGACGAACATACCGATGCGTGGGGAATCAAGGTCTCAAATGTCGAGATCAAGCGGGTTGACCTTGACGAGAGCATGATCCGGGCCATTGCCCGCCAGGCGGAAGCCGAAAGGGAAAGACGGGCCAAAGTGATTTATGCAGACGGAGAGCTTCAGGCCTCCGGAAAATTTCTGGATGCAGCCGAAATCCTGTCAAAGGTCCCCGAGGCCATGCAACTCCGATATCTTCAGACGTTAAGCCAGATTGCGAGCGACAGGACCTCGACCATTGTCTTTCCCTTTCCGCTGGAGATGTTCAGGGAATTCATGAAAAAGACGGAACCGGACGGGCAGAGCAAACTTCCTCCCGACCCTTGA